Genomic segment of Saprospira sp. CCB-QB6:
TTTTTTATGTTGTTTTGGGGCCTCCTGCCTGCGGCAGGCGCTACGTTCCGCAGCTCGCAGGTCTGCTCGGCCCTGCAGCGCTGCGCGCTTTGGTCTGGCCCTGCGGGCCACTGCTGTCCATCCCTCAGCCAAATCGAAATCCGGGACTATTTAAAATTTTGTGTCTGCCCTTTCCTGCGCCTAGGGACAAGCCCCTAGGCGATGATGTCTGGAATATCATTAACGATACTAAAAAGGTCATTCTTTAGCTCTTTGGATAAGTTCAGTTATCAATAACTTTAACAAAACCTTCACGAAAGCAAAAAAAGGGCTTCCGTCCGCTAGTCTGCAGCGGCCAGAAAGCTTGGGCTTTAGCCCAGAGACCTAAAAGAGCAAGTAAAAAGCTAGGTCGAGCTAGGAAAAAGTTAGCTCAATAGGCTAATTGATTAAGTTCCGTTACTTAATATTTTAACTAGTTCATAACAGAAGATAAATAGTTGGCCATAGCTTAGTCTGGGCTAAACCAATGATTTAGCGCTTGGAGTTGGGTATAAAAAAGGGGGGCTTGAGGCCTAAAAAACTAAGCAAAAAGGTAACAAAATACAGCTTTGTACGTAAAATAGTTACATCATCTTTAAAACGGCTAGACTTATGAAATCGAACACAGCACTTCATCTCAACCTACATCATGCAATTTCCCAGCAATTACTTGTAGCCTTTAGATATAATGATCAGGATGACTGGCGGGTCGTCGAGCCATTTTGTTTGGGTTTGACTAGGGCCAACAATTGGGGATTACGGGCTTTTCAGCGTTCAGGGCCGGTGGGTTCAAAAACCAGTTGGAAGTTATTTAATTTGGATAAGGCGCAGGACTTGCGGGTCTTGAGTCAGCAATTTTCGGCGGAGGTACGGGAGCAGTATCGGGTAGGAGACAAACAGATGCAAACTATTTTCCGTCAGTTATATTAGGATAAGCCTAGGTTTTGGGGCATAGAGAAAGGGACTAGCGAAAATTTCGCTAGTCCCTTTTTGGTCCAATGAGCAGTAAGTTTGGGGTGGCGGAGCCGCCTTGGCCGCAGGCCAAAATGGCCCAGCGCTGCGCAGCGGTGGCCGCAGGCCAGACCGAGCAGGCGGAGCCTGCGAAGGGCCGAGCGAATAGCGAGCTGCGGAGCATAGCGGCGGCCGCCCCAAAT
This window contains:
- a CDS encoding WYL domain-containing protein yields the protein MKSNTALHLNLHHAISQQLLVAFRYNDQDDWRVVEPFCLGLTRANNWGLRAFQRSGPVGSKTSWKLFNLDKAQDLRVLSQQFSAEVREQYRVGDKQMQTIFRQLY